From a region of the Alnus glutinosa chromosome 1, dhAlnGlut1.1, whole genome shotgun sequence genome:
- the LOC133865671 gene encoding glycosyl hydrolase 5 family protein-like, with product MGRLCFFFFLSILSLPIIFPAVAALPLHTSSRWIVDEAGQRVKLSCVNWVTNLEVVVVEGLSKQPVDTISKRILSMGFNCVRLTWPLYLVTNDSLASLTVRQSFQSLGLSEAIAGFQANNPSIIDLSLIQAYQAVVSSLGANKVMVILDNHIRKPGWCCSGSDGNGFFGDLYFNPDLWIQGLARMAALFNGVPNVVGMSLRNELRGPRQNVKDWYRYMQGGAEAVHSANPDVLVILSGLGYDKGLSFIRNQPVNLTFTEKLVYEMHWYGFSDEKSWESGNPNQVCGRVVNNMMRLSGFLLEQGWPLIVSEFGMDLRGNNVNDNRYMNCFLAWAAELDLDWAIWTLAGSYYLREGIVGLNEFYGVLDQNWCETRNASFLQRISALQSPFQGPGLSETNLHKVIFHPSTGLCVLRKSWFDPLTLGPCTSSDFWKYTPQKTLTVKGTYFCLQAEGLGKPARLSIMCADPNSKWEAISDSKMHLSSKVGKDSVCLDVDSNNIVVTNTCKCLSRDNMCDPGSQWFKLVDSTRSPSSAVFLG from the exons ATGGGGAGAttatgcttcttcttcttcctctctattCTATCTCTTCCGATCATCTTCCCGGCCGTCGCGGCTTTACCACTACACACCAGTTCACGGTGGATTGTGGACGAAGCCGGACAACGGGTGAAGCTCTCGTGCGTGAATTGGGTGACAAATCTCGAAGTCGTGGTGGTTGAGGGTCTCAGCAAGCAGCCCGTGGACACCATCTCCAAGAGGATTCTGTCCATGGGTTTCAATTGCGTTAGGCTCACTTGGCCTCTTTACTTGGTCACCAACGACTCGCTGGCTTCTCTCACTGTACGACAGTCGTTCCAGAGTCTTGGGCTGTCGGAAGCCATCGCCGGTTTCCAGGCCAATAACCCCTCCATCATTGATCTTTCCCTCATACAAGCATACCAG GCGGTGGTCTCTAGCCTAGGGGCTAACAAGGTGATGGTGATATTGGACAATCACATAAGGAAGCCCGGTTGGTGTTGCAGCGGCTCGGATGGGAATGGGTTCTTTGGAGACCTGTATTTCAACCCAGACCTCTGGATTCAGGGACTAGCTCGGATGGCCGCCTTGTTTAATGGCGTGCCCAATGTGGTTGGCATGAGCTTGAGGAATGAGCTCCGAGGCCCTAGACAGAACGTGAAGGATTGGTACAG GTACATGCAGGGAGGAGCAGAAGCAGTGCATTCAGCAAACCCAGATGTTCTTGTCATTCTATCCGGCCTGGGCTACGACAAAGGCCTGTCATTCATCCGTAATCAACCAGTGAATCTCACTTTCACTGAAAAATTAGTATACGAGATGCACTGGTACGGGTTTTCAGACGAAAAGTCATGGGAGTCCGGCAACCCGAATCAAGTGTGTGGGAGAGTGGTAAACAACATGATGAGGCTGTCAGGATTCTTGTTGGAGCAGGGTTGGCCATTGATCGTGAGTGAGTTTGGGATGGACCTGAGAGGTAACAATGTGAATGACAACAGGTATATGAATTGCTTTCTGGCTTGGGCAGCCGAGCTTGACCTCGATTGGGCCATTTGGACACTTGCTGGGAGTTATTATTTGAGAGAGGGCATAGTTGGGTTAAACGAGTTCTATGGGGTGCTTGATCAGAATTGGTGTGAGACCAGAAATGCAAGCTTCTTGCAGAGGATCTCTGCTCTCCAATCTCCTTTTCAAG GGCCAGGCCTATCAGAAACTAATCTACACAAAGTAATTTTCCATCCATCCACGGGTCTCTGTGTCCTAAGAAAATCTTGGTTTGACCCATTAACATTGGGTCCCTGCACCAGTTCTGATTTCTGGAAATACACACCCCAAAAAACTTTGACAGTGAAGGGAACTTATTTCTGCTTACAAGCAGAAGGATTGGGAAAGCCAGCAAGACTAAGTATAATGTGCGCCGACCCTAATTCAAAGTGGGAAGCCATATCAGATTCTAAGATGCATCTCTCATCCAAGGTTGGGAAAGATTCTGTCTGCCTGGATGTCGACTCCAACAATATCGTTGTCACAAATACTTGTAAATGTTTGAGCAGAGATAACATGTGCGACCCAGGAAGCCAGTGGTTCAAGCTTGTTGACAGTACAAGAAGTCCAAGTTCTGCAGTGTTCTTAGGATAA
- the LOC133865702 gene encoding mRNA export factor GLE1-like: MGVSEDEMEDTESKVEEDQSLVAAKRFNCDKIYLSDDSDYESDLEFQSYLVGEVGSVEGALCELTHEHELDVKEEIRNRISALETDLMGQSEKSSSALTRVERCREA, translated from the exons ATGGGCGTGTCCGAGGATGAGATGGAGGACACTGAAAGCAAGGTTGAGGAGGATCAAAGTCTAGTGGCTGCAAAACGGTTCAATTgtgataaaatttatttgag TGATGATTCTGATTATGAGTCGGATCTTGAATTCCAATCCTACTTGGTGGGTGAAGTGGGATCAGTAGAAGGTGCTTTGTGTGAGTTAACCCATGAACATGAACTTGATGTTAAG GAGGAAATTAGAAACAGAATTTCTGCATTAGAGACAGATTTGATGGGTCAAAGTGAAAAGTCCAGTTCTGCACTCACTCGGGTTGAGAGATGTAGAGAAGCATGA